The proteins below come from a single Mustela nigripes isolate SB6536 chromosome 14, MUSNIG.SB6536, whole genome shotgun sequence genomic window:
- the SNIP1 gene encoding smad nuclear-interacting protein 1, with protein sequence MKEVKSERERGSRRRHRDGDVVAAAVVVKVKQERLSPEAAPPAHRRPDSSGGSASPPAGDPGRPGHRGNRARGGSRSPAKKKNKSSGRRSKSPRSKRSRSPHHSTVKVKQEREDHTRRGREERQHRESSGQEHRRARNSDRDRHRGHSHQRRSSNERPGSGQAQGRDRDVQNLQAQDIEREFYNARRRENRQKNEVSASGNESQGSVPRPGGNNKDKEPPAKEKPSFELSGALLEDTNTFRGVVIKYSEPPEARIPKKRWRLYPFKNDEVLPVMYIHRQSAYLLGRHRRIADIPIDHPSCSKQHAVFQYRLVEYTRADGTVGRRVKPYIIDLGSGNGTFLNNKRIEPQRYYELKEKDVLKFGFSSREYVLLHESSDTSEVDRKEDEDDEEEEEVSDS encoded by the exons ATGAAGGAGGTAAAGAGCGAGCGGGAGCGGGGGAGCCGGCGGAGGCACCGCGACGGGGAcgtggtggcggcggcggtggtggTGAAGGTGAAGCAGGAGCGCCTCAGCCCGGAAGCCGCGCCTCCCGCCCACCGCCGCCCAGATTCCTCCGGGGGTAGCGCGTCCCCGCCAGCCGGCGACCCGGGCCGCCCTGGTCACCGCGGGAACCGAGCCCGAGGAGGTAGCCG GTCCccagccaaaaagaaaaacaagtcctCAGGGAGAAGAAGCAAGTCTCCTCGGAGTAAGAGAAGCCGAAGCCCTCACCACTCAACAGTCAAAGTGAAGCAG GAACGTGAGGATCATACCCGGAGAGGACGGGAGGAACGGCAGCACCGGGAATCATCAGGCCAGGAACACAGGCGAGCTAGAAACAGTGACCGCGACAGACACCGGGGCCATTCTCACCAGAGGAGAAGCTCTAATGAGAGGCCCGGGAGTGGACAGGCTCAGGGACGGGACCGAGATGTTCAGAATCTACAGGCTCAGGACATAGAGCGGGAGTTTTACAACGCCCGAAGACGGGAGAATCGCCAGAAGAACGAAGTTAGCGCTAGTGGTAATGAGTCTCAGGGGTCGGTTCCCCGACCTGGGGGCAACAATAAAGACAAAGAGCCACCCGCTAAAGAAAAGCCAAGCTTTGAACTCTCCGGGGCACTTCTCGAGGACACCAACACCTTCCGGGGTGTCGTCATTAAGTATAGTGAGCCCCCAGAAGCACGTATCCCCAAGAAACGATGGCGCCTCTACCCCTTTAAAAATGACGAGGTGCTTCCTGTCATGTACATCCATCGGCAGAGCGCCTACCTCTTAGGCCGGCACCGCCGCATAGCGGACATCCCGATCGATCATCCCTCCTGCTCAAAGCAGCACGCCGTCTTTCAGTATCG GCTTGTGGAATATACCCGTGCTGATGGGACAGTTGGCCGAAGGGTGAAGCCCTACATCATTGACCTTGGCTCAGGCAATGGAACGTTCTTGAACAACAAGCGCATTGAGCCACAGAGATACTATGAACTAAAGGAAAAGGATGTACTTAAATTTGGGTTCAGCAGCAGAGAGTATGTCCTGCTTCACGAGTCCTCTGACACCTCTGAAGTAGACAGGAAAGAAGATGAGgatgatgaagaggaggaggaagtatcTGACAGCTAG